One part of the Rutidosis leptorrhynchoides isolate AG116_Rl617_1_P2 chromosome 1, CSIRO_AGI_Rlap_v1, whole genome shotgun sequence genome encodes these proteins:
- the LOC139854664 gene encoding uncharacterized protein yields the protein MATIPLIQEQQQPENAQTDLHLSLRQPPQTTQCVVVPTPRRNRRNPRQILRQGKAPTITPPFRWATDHRATVFSVKHLTEAGINVISGDVQCKRCNRKFQIEYDLKAKFFEVSNYVKENKYSWKERAPDTWMSPVLPKCQFCDQENCVKPVIADKKRAINWLFLLLGQMVGCCSLAQLKYFCKHTRNHRTGAKDRVLFLTYLGLCKQLDPNGPYERS from the coding sequence ATGGCTACTATCCCGTTGATTCAAGAACAACAACAACCCGAAAATGCCCAAACCGATCTCCATCTCTCCCTTCGACAACCACCGCAAACGACGCAATGCGTGGTGGTCCCCACACCACGTCGCAATCGTCGAAACCCTAGACAAATCTTGCGTCAAGGTAAAGCTCCAACTATCACACCGCCGTTTCGATGGGCTACAGATCATCGTGCCACCGTTTTCAGTGTTAAACACTTAACAGAAGCCGGGATCAACGTCATCTCTGGTGACGTGCAATGCAAGCGTTGTAACCGAAAGTTTCAAATCGAGTACGATTTAAAAGCAAAATTCTTCGAAGTTTCGAATTACGTGAAGGAGAATAAGTATAGTTGGAAAGAACGGGCGCCCGACACCTGGATGAGCCCGGTTTTGCCAAAGTGTCAGTTTTGTGATCAAGAAAATTGTGTGAAACCAGTTATCGCGGATAAGAAACGAGCAATAAATTGGTTGTTTTTGCTACTTGGACAGATGGTTGGGTGTTGTAGTTTGGCACaattgaagtatttttgtaagcaTACGAGAAATCATCGAACCGGAGCGAAAGATCGGGTTCTTTTCTTGACGTATTTAGGGTTGTGCAAGCAACTTGACCCGAATGGGCCGTATGAGCGTTCTTGA
- the LOC139899045 gene encoding pseudouridine kinase-like isoform X1 produces MDRPKSQMVANKGEKEKESEGVIIIGGMVLDIQATPSTSPNPRTTVPGKMRYAEGGVARNIAECVSKLGTKPFMISALGLDMSGNLLLEYWKSAGLSMKGIRIGHEIETPVVCDIFDTDGEIAAAVASVESVERFVTPKWIVQFKSDIASAPMVMVDANLSSAALEASCQLAAEVGTPVWFEPVSVAKSKRVVSVAKYITFTSPNEDELIAMANALSFKHAFTPIQKDSSTIESLFQQLKPAIWILLEKGIKVVVVTLGSKGVLLCSKGGLDFQHIGPNRNNKSHDIGKKLHKTISQVCPSDRLFSALRLEERSSNSPYVVNFPAVLSNSVKRLTGAGDCLVGGSIASICAGLDVMQSIAVGIAAAKATVEAETNVPAKFSLEQIAADARSVYMAAKVVFVPSML; encoded by the exons ATGGATCGTCCAAAATCACAA ATGGTAGCTAATAAgggcgaaaaagaaaaagaaagtgaAGGTGTAATAATAATAGGGGGAATGGTGTTAGATATTCAAGCAACTCCTTCTACTTCTCCAAACCCTAGAACTACTGTTCCTGGCAAG ATGCGATATGCAGAAGGAGGTGTAGCTAGGAACATTGCTGAGTGTGTATCAAAGCTTGGAACAAAGCCTTTTATGATAAGTGCACTAGGATTGGATATGTCAG GTAATTTGCTGTTGGAGTATTGGAAGTCTGCAGGATTATCAAtgaaag GCATCCGAATAGGCCATGAGATAGAGACTCCAGTTGTATGTGATATTTTTGATACGGATGGTGAAATAGCCGCTGCTGTTGCAAGTGTCGAGTCCGTT GAAAGGTTTGTTACACCTAAGTGGATTGTACAATTTAAGTCTGATATTGCATCTGCTCCTATGGTGATGGTTGACGCTAACTTAAGTTCAGCGGCTCTCGAAGCTTCTTGTCAAC TAGCAGCAGAGGTTGGTACACCAGTGTGGTTCGAGCCCGTTTCTGTAGCAAAGTCAAAAAGAGTCGTTTCAGTTGCCAAGTAT ATAACGTTTACTTCACCTAATGAAGACGAGCTAATTGCAATGGCCAATGCTCTATCTTTTAAACACGCGTTCACTCCAATTCAAAAGGATAGCAGTACAATAGAGTCTCTATTTCAACAACTAAAACCCGCAATCTGGATTTTGCTTGAAAAAGGCATTAAAGTGGTTGTGGTAACTCTCGGGTCTAAAGGAGTGTTGTTATGTTCTAAAGGTGGTCTCGACTTTCAACATATTGGACCAAACAGAAACAATAAGTCTCACGATATTGGCAAAAAGTTGCACAAAACCATAAGTCAAGTCTGCCCATCTGACCGATTGTTTAGTGCTTTAAGGCTCGAAGAGAGGTCGAGTAATAGCCCTTATGTGGTGAATTTTCCAGCTGTATTATCTAATTCAGTTAAAAGACTTACAGGAGCTGGTGATTGTTTAGTTGGTGGATCGATTGCTTCGATTTGTGCAGGTTTAGATGTAATGCAAAGTATTGCCGTTGGAATTGCAGCTGCTAAAGCTACCGTTGAGGCGGAGACTAATGTACCCGCCAAATTTAGCTTGGAGCAAATTGCAG CTGATGCAAGATCGGTGTACATGGCTGCTAAGGTTGTCTTTGTTCCATCGATGTTATAA
- the LOC139899045 gene encoding pseudouridine kinase-like isoform X2 — MISALGLDMSGNLLLEYWKSAGLSMKGIRIGHEIETPVVCDIFDTDGEIAAAVASVESVERFVTPKWIVQFKSDIASAPMVMVDANLSSAALEASCQLAAEVGTPVWFEPVSVAKSKRVVSVAKYITFTSPNEDELIAMANALSFKHAFTPIQKDSSTIESLFQQLKPAIWILLEKGIKVVVVTLGSKGVLLCSKGGLDFQHIGPNRNNKSHDIGKKLHKTISQVCPSDRLFSALRLEERSSNSPYVVNFPAVLSNSVKRLTGAGDCLVGGSIASICAGLDVMQSIAVGIAAAKATVEAETNVPAKFSLEQIAADARSVYMAAKVVFVPSML, encoded by the exons ATGATAAGTGCACTAGGATTGGATATGTCAG GTAATTTGCTGTTGGAGTATTGGAAGTCTGCAGGATTATCAAtgaaag GCATCCGAATAGGCCATGAGATAGAGACTCCAGTTGTATGTGATATTTTTGATACGGATGGTGAAATAGCCGCTGCTGTTGCAAGTGTCGAGTCCGTT GAAAGGTTTGTTACACCTAAGTGGATTGTACAATTTAAGTCTGATATTGCATCTGCTCCTATGGTGATGGTTGACGCTAACTTAAGTTCAGCGGCTCTCGAAGCTTCTTGTCAAC TAGCAGCAGAGGTTGGTACACCAGTGTGGTTCGAGCCCGTTTCTGTAGCAAAGTCAAAAAGAGTCGTTTCAGTTGCCAAGTAT ATAACGTTTACTTCACCTAATGAAGACGAGCTAATTGCAATGGCCAATGCTCTATCTTTTAAACACGCGTTCACTCCAATTCAAAAGGATAGCAGTACAATAGAGTCTCTATTTCAACAACTAAAACCCGCAATCTGGATTTTGCTTGAAAAAGGCATTAAAGTGGTTGTGGTAACTCTCGGGTCTAAAGGAGTGTTGTTATGTTCTAAAGGTGGTCTCGACTTTCAACATATTGGACCAAACAGAAACAATAAGTCTCACGATATTGGCAAAAAGTTGCACAAAACCATAAGTCAAGTCTGCCCATCTGACCGATTGTTTAGTGCTTTAAGGCTCGAAGAGAGGTCGAGTAATAGCCCTTATGTGGTGAATTTTCCAGCTGTATTATCTAATTCAGTTAAAAGACTTACAGGAGCTGGTGATTGTTTAGTTGGTGGATCGATTGCTTCGATTTGTGCAGGTTTAGATGTAATGCAAAGTATTGCCGTTGGAATTGCAGCTGCTAAAGCTACCGTTGAGGCGGAGACTAATGTACCCGCCAAATTTAGCTTGGAGCAAATTGCAG CTGATGCAAGATCGGTGTACATGGCTGCTAAGGTTGTCTTTGTTCCATCGATGTTATAA
- the LOC139854679 gene encoding uncharacterized protein, whose product MSGFIKSGSGYIISPDGLTVISIVTRVFGFNFFQDTIARVLVAKLLSVLGGGTGRRSGVFDPCHDECPKKKRPFRGLQPTETEQSCQWWIQSDVYFRGGKVPEDEIEVEVQDDEVDTDDSVVDGSEQTHHKHSTGDVHTEGLHDVHNLHRMLELLTKRVDKQEKELIDCKKLVMQHEELLSQQQQQYQDDDMCFNRSLSDNETERPSPMHIRRGIRERKPTGVLRSPFTTPGYRKPIEKLSKDVIEKVESMNAVKLGTEEDQGQQQINEDVVPMDTDTAAEVSVDKQPVKVSKRKRKEQDWATEEEIWGMIDRFINDQGTLQPPPPNAWRDGRKHAGPAKDPKTMIESKQETRCMFIFQNEQFIFINQDFWLRLLALGHSGYLDNLHIDGWATFLLRYRQRFLPRASQVYATPEFPAEVLKASSRWTIMPLGFLNMFERFKTYFDNTQKEVGTQEESTTDGEGIIGQNPPDYMYLIGLGDGSVDLYPSWADCDQVLIPLHFWKEEHFLLLQLKLEEMKVFVYDSLPGHVSEKKLDEVFKILGDNLPVYLKAIDYFNKTQDSQIVGYYENKESVELMIEPGPVVPMQTGGHGDCGVWVCIHMERIIYGREEVDNIGDAKKAAEQYRNRMARTFFRARFDTQEPPPPTPPVEIQVD is encoded by the exons ATGAGTGGATTTATAAAAAGTGGGAGTGGATATATCATCTCCCCTGATGGTTTGACCGTAATATCGATTGTCACGCGTGTGTTCGGGTTCAATTTCTTTCAAGACACAATAGCACGGGTGTTGGTGGCCAAATTGTTAAGCGTGCTTGGTGGTGGCACGGGAAGGAGGAGTGGCGTGTTTGACCCATGTCAC GATGAGTGTCCCAAGAAAAAGAGACCTTTTCGTGGTCTGCAGCCAACTGAAACAGAGCAGAGTTGTCAATGGTGGATTCAGAGTGACGTGTACTTTAGAGGAGGAAAGGTACCAGAAGATGAGATCGAGGTTGAGGTCCAGGATGATGAAGTTGATACAGATGATTCAGTTGTTGATGGGTCTGAGCAGACACACCACAAGCATTCAACAGGAGATGTTCATACAGAGGGCCTTCACGATGTACACAATTTACATCGTATGTTAGAGTTGTTGACAAAGCGGGTGGACAAACAAGAGAAAGAGTTAATTGATTGCAAAAAACTTGTTATGCAACACGAAGAACTtttatcgcaacaacaacaacaatatcag GATGATGATATGTGTTTCAATCGATCTTTGTCTGATAATGAGACTGAAAGGCCGTCTCCAATGCACATTCGACGTGGAATCAGAGAAAGAAAGCCAACTGGTGTATTAAGGTCCCCATTCACAACACCTGGGTACAGAAAACCCATTGAGAAG TTGTCAAAAGATGTGATTGAGAAAGTGGAAAGCATGAATGCTGTAAAGTTAGGGACTGAAGAAGATCAAGGTCAACAACAAATTAATGAGGATGTGGTACCCATGGACACAGATACAGCAGCAGAG GTTAGTGTTGATAAGCAGCCTGTTAAAGTGAGTAAGAGAAAAAGAAAGGAACAAGACTGGGCTACTGAGGAAGAAATTTGGGGGATGATTGACAGGTTTATAAATGATCAAGGAACTCTCCAACCACCGCCACCTAATGCCTGGAGAGATGGTAGAAAGCATGCAGGTCCAGCAAAAGATCCAAAGACAATGATTGAGAGCAAGCAAGAGACGCGTTGCATGTTCATCTTTCAAAATGAgcaattcatttttataaatcaaGACTTTTGGCTTCGATTACTGGCATTAGGGCATTCTGGTTATTTGGATAACTTG CACATTGACGGCTGGGCTACATTTCTGTTGAGATATCGTCAGAGATTTCTCCCCCGAGCCAGTCAAGTTTATGCCACTCCTGAGTTTCCAGCTGAGGTGCTTAAGGCTAGTTCTAGATGGACTATTATGCCACTGGGATTCCTGAACATGTTTGAGAGGTTCAAAACTTATTTTGACAATACTCAGAAGGAGGTGGGCACACAGGAGGAATCTACAACAGATGGAGAGGGAATTATTGGCCAAAATCCTCCAGATTACATGTACTTAATTGGACTTGGAGACGGCAGTGTTGACCTATATCCATCTTGGGCTGACTGTGATCAG GTCTTGATCCCATTACATTTTTGGAAAGAAGAACATTTCCTGCTGCTTCAGTTGAAGTTAGAAGAAATGAAGGTTTTTGTGTACGACAGTTTACCCGGACATGTCAGTGAAAAAAAACTTGACGAAGTTTTCAAGATTTTGGGTGACAACTTGCCAGTGTACTTGAAGGCGATTGACTATTTTAACAAGACGCAAGACTCCCAAATTGTCGGATACTATGAAAATAAAGAGAGTGTGGAGTTGATGATTGAACCTGGTCCCGTTGTGCCAATGCAGACTGGTGGTCATGGTGATTGTGGGGTTTGGGTGTGCATACATATGGAGAGGATTATTTATGGAAGGGAGGAGGTTGACAACATTGGAGATGCTAAAAAGGCTGCAGAGCAGTATAGAAACAGAATGGCAAGAACCTTTTTTCGTGCACGTTTTGATACACAAGAACCGCCGCCACCAACTCCACCAGTAGAGATTCAGGTTGATTGA